One genomic region from Phragmites australis chromosome 1, lpPhrAust1.1, whole genome shotgun sequence encodes:
- the LOC133883679 gene encoding uncharacterized protein LOC133883679, with protein sequence MLRRASPTREPPPSVRDYNVALAKAPVQPRIDIGSWSAKGKKAKEAIGVAWSKFFHTSGIPGRRADDAFFIAAVKETQKWGEGVPSPTGRDIDGKYLDENENALKKIFDKWKLEWPEYGVTVMCDSWTGPTHMSIINFLIYCNGRMFFHKSVDATGYSQDAKYLNKEIRAVVTDLGPENIVQIVTDNGSNYKKACQVLRREYPTIAWQPCVAHTINLMLKSVGDFREHDIVIQSARAISRWLYNHSKLHEMMKAAIGGELVRWNATRFGTNYLFLDSFLRRKDRFMQWMASSELQQSRYISSDIGRYAHSCLSSLPWWDNLKIVVDSVQPLYAFLRFADQDKVPTLSEVLLRYTIVKHEYESLYKNDRDSLDKYMAIVDRRMNDLANGTYMNAAAALNPRTHYAYGTGPTLFEDLREAFERLTDVTTAAEALIEAETYRTKSLSFSGPLAARMACDGRTHPGTKIFTYLSEPHITILTFLSLISLYLLAAQWWSMFGSSTPTLSMLARRLVSQCASSSGCERNWSTFAFIHTKVRNRLSYKKLHKLVYVNYNLRIQNNLDAGIRSTLDDDPFQRLMELTLNEDNNPLRDWMETGRSNAAPELDEEDTDSDVPLPTHLVTDTVNTPDLQQWAATTVGDTHTGKRKKQMTQRRKSKRTKGKGKRQVQSDESTNSDPKSPTYQESNDSSSKTDSGDDDGQGGDAHPGQTSVVPPVQFTGESQFSHATQDQDHGAPSSPRHITHGGHDGPQDSASYSSSYGMESSSGSTNLG encoded by the exons atgcttagaaGAGCATCGCCAacaagggagccaccaccaagtgtccgggattacaatgttgctttagCAAAAGCCCCTGTGCAACCGAGGATTGACATCGGGTCATGGAGTgccaagggaaagaaagcgaaggaagctattggtgtggcatggtccaaattttttcacacttcaggcattcctggcagaagggcggacgatgcattctttatcgctgcagtgaaagaaacacaaaaatggg GCGAGGgtgtaccatctccaacagggcgggatatagatggtaagtatctggacgagaacgaaaatgctttaaagaaaatatttgacaagtggaagctagaatggccagaATATGGTGTTACTGTAATGTGCGATTCGTGGACGGGACCGACGCACATGAGCATTATTAATTTCCTCatatattgcaatggtcgtatgttttttcacaagtctgTTGATGCGACCGGCTACAGTCAAGATGCTAAATATTTGAATAAg gagataagagcagtggtAACTGATTTAGGTCCAGAAAATATTGTACAGATTGTGACTGATAACGGGTccaactataagaaggcatgCCAGGTTTTGAGAAGGGAATATCCTACTATCGCGTGGCAGCCTTGTGTGGCACacacgataaatttaatgttgaagTCGGTTGGCGATTTTAGAGAACACGACATTGTCATCCAAAGTGCAAGGGCTATATCACGATGGCTGTACAATCATTCGaaactacatgaaatgatgaaggcagcaattggtggagagttggtgaggtggaatgccacaagatttggaaCTAACTACCTATTTCTTGATAGCTTTCTACGACGAAAGGACaggttcatgcaatggatggcatctagtgagctccagcagtctcgatacattagttctgatattggaagatatgcacatagttgccTATCCAGCTTACCATGGTGGGACAATCTAAAAATTGTTGTTGATTCCGTCCAGCCATTGTATGCATTCCTCCGTTTTGCGGATCAGGACAAAGTgccaacattgagtgaggtgctcctgagatacaccatTGTGAAGCATGAGTATGAATCATTGTATAAGAATGATAGGGATTCTTTGGATAAGTACATGGCAATTGTCGATCGTAGAATGAATGATCTAGCCAATGGGACATACATGAATGccg CGGCCGCTTTGAACCCCCGCACGCACTACGCGTATGGCACAGGTCCAaccttgttcgaagatctccgTGAGGCATTTGAGCGGCTGACTGATGTTACTACTGCCgcggaagcacttattgaggctgaaacgtatcggacaaagtctctcTCATTCTCAGGTCCTCTAGCTGCACGGATGGCTTGTGACGGCAGGACTCATCCAGGTACGAAGATTTTTACATATCTATCTGAGCCTCATATCACTATACTTACTTTTCTGAGCCTCATATCACTatacctacttgcagcgcaatggtggtccatgtttggttcatctacacctacactatcaATGCTTGCTAGACGCCTAGTGTCACAGTGCGCCTCATCTAGTGGttgtgagaggaactggagtacatttgctttcatccacaccaaagttcgcaaccgattaagctacaagaagctccataagttggtgtatgtcaactacaacctgagaatacagaacaacttggatgcaggtatcaggtcaactcttgatgatgatccatttcagcggcttatggagctcacattgaatgaggataacaatccgctccgggactggatggagaccgggagatcaaatgcagcccctgagcttgacgaggaggacacagatagcGACGTACCCTTGCCTactcacctggtgacagacACAGTGAACACACCTGACTTGCAACAATGGGCTGCTACAACGGTTGGTGACacacacacgggaaagaggaagaagcaaatgacgcaAAGAAGGAAGAGCAAGAGGActaagggcaagggcaaaagacaagtacaaagcgatgagagcacgaatagtgacccaaagagcccaacttaccaagaatcgaatgacagcagctcaaagactgacagcggtgatgatgatggtcagggCGGTGATGCTCATCCAGGCCAAACATCTGTCGTTCCTCctgtgcaattcactggtgagagtcagttttcaCATGCCACGCAAGATCAGGATCACGGTGCTCCATCCTCACCAAGGCATATAACACATGGTGGCCACGATGGACCACAGGATAGTGCGAGCTATTCCAGCagctatggcatggagagtagttctggatc GACAAACTTGGGCTGA